Proteins from a single region of Platichthys flesus chromosome 16, fPlaFle2.1, whole genome shotgun sequence:
- the fzd2 gene encoding frizzled-2 codes for MTFSWCVALLLPLLISAQNYGDNGIVLPDHGFCQPITIPLCTDIAYNQTIMPNLVGHYNQEDAGLEVHQFYPLVKVQCSPELKFFLCSMYAPVCTVLEKAIPPCRSICERAKQGCEALMNKFGFQWPDRLRCENFPVLGDGQICVGQNDSTAATVPPIVVVPRTQDISVVSTQEGSFRCPSILRVPPYLNYKFLDVDDCAAPCEPSRSSGHMFFTDQEIHFARIWILIWSVICCASTLFTVTTYLVDMQRFRYPERPIIFLSGCYTMVSIAYIAGYFLGDKVVCNERFSPESYKTIVQGTKKEGCTILFMMLYFFSMASSIWWVILSLTWFLAAGMKWGHEAIEANSQYFHLAAWAVPAVKTISILAIGQIEGDMLSGVCFVSLSNLDPMRGFVLAPLFIYLFIGTSFLLAGFVSLFRIRTIMKHDGTKTEKLERLMVRIGVFSVLYTVPATIVIACFFYEQAFRPHWERSWVSHNCRGLAIQCPVQTGPRMTPDFTVYMIKYLMTLIVGITSGFWIWSGKTLQSWHRFYTRLTNGNQGETTV; via the coding sequence ATGACTTTTAGCTGGTGTGTCGCgctcctgctgcctctgctgatATCGGCGCAGAATTACGGGGACAACGGAATAGTCCTCCCGGATCATGGTTTCTGTCAACCGATCACCATTCCCCTGTGCACGGACATAGCCTACAACCAAACCATCATGCCCAACTTGGTGGGCCACTACAACCAGGAGGACGCAGGGCTGGAGGTGCACCAGTTTTACCCTCTGGTAAAGGTACAGTGCTCGCCGGAGTTGAAGTTCTTCCTGTGCTCCATGTACGCGCCCGTGTGCACCGTCCTGGAGAAAGCCATCCCTCCCTGCAGGTCCATCTGCGAGAGAGCCAAGCAGGGCTGCGAGGCGCTCATGAACAAGTTCGGCTTCCAGTGGCCGGACCGGCTGCGCTGCGAGAACTTCCCCGTGCTGGGGGACGGACAGATCTGTGTGGGCCAGAACGACTCCACCGCCGCCACTGTCCCACCCATCGTGGTCGTGCCGAGGACCCAGGACATCTCGGTGGTCTCCACACAGGAGGGGTCCTTCAGGTGCCCTTCCATCCTCAGAGTGCCCCCCTATCTGAACTATAAGTTTTTAGATGTGGATGACTGCGCAGCGCCCTGTGAGCCGTCCAGGAGCAGCGGTCACATGTTTTTCACGGACCAAGAGATTCATTTCGCCCGCATATGGATCCTGATCTGGTCTGTCATTTGTTGTGCATCTACTTTATTCACCGTAACCACCTATTTGGTTGACATGCAGCGCTTCAGATACCCTGAGCGGCCTATCATCTTCCTGTCTGGCTGCTACACCATGGTCTCCATCGCCTACATAGCTGGCTACTTCCTGGGGGACAAGGTGGTGTGCAATGAGAGATTCAGCCCTGAGAGCTATAAGACCATCGTCCAAGGCACCAAAAAGGAAGGCTGCACCATCCTCTTCATGATGCTCTATTTCTTCAGCATGGCCAGCTCCATCTGGTGGGTCATCCTATCCCTCACCTGGTTCCTGGCAGCAGGTATGAAGTGGGGCCACGAGGCTATCGAGGCTAACTCCCAGTATTTCCACCTGGCAGCCTGGGCGGTGCCGGCCGTCAAGACCATCAGCATCCTGGCCATCGGGCAGATCGAAGGCGACATGCTCAGCGGCGTCTGCTTCGTCAGCCTCAGCAACCTGGACCCCATGCGGGGCTTCGTGTTGGCCCCGCTCTTCATCTACCTCTTCATCGGGACCTCGTTCCTGCTGGCCGGCTTTGTGTCCCTGTTCAGGATCCGCACCATCATGAAGCACGACGGCACCAAGACGGAGAAGCTGGAGCGGCTGATGGTTCGCATCGGGGTGTTCAGCGTGCTCTACACCGTCCCCGCCACCATCGTCATCGCCTGCTTCTTCTACGAGCAGGCCTTCCGCCCCCACTGGGAGCGCAGCTGGGTCAGCCACAACTGCAGGGGCCTGGCCATCCAGTGCCCAGTGCAGACCGGGCCCCGCATGACCCCGGACTTCACCGTCTACATGATCAAGTACCTGATGACGCTGATTGTAGGGATCACCTCCGGGTTCTGGATCTGGTCTGGAAAGACTCTGCAGTCCTGGCACAGGTTCTACACAAGGCTGACAAATGGCAACCAGGGAGAGACCACTGTGTAG